The nucleotide sequence caaaaatgtaATACCCTAAAAGAAAATATCATAATACTTATTAAAATAAAGGGATTTTAAACATTACGAATTTTAAAAAGTTCGTTACAAACGTTGAGATGATTAAAACCccatattattaaaaatatatcttgaAACGCGTTGCAACGTCGCATTTTTGAGGTTTTTTGGAAACGTAATTCCCCCTACAAAGTGAAAAcatgaaaataaatacaaaattacAATCTTCAACACGTGTGCCCGTATGAGAAACGTAAATGTACTGAAAATTTGTCCAAAAATAGAATCGCGAAGTATGGGAAAGTATAAATATCCAAACACATTACCCAAAGTCTTACTCCAAACATAAGATCGGAAAAAAGTCAGAACCGAAGCTAATACAAAGCAATTTATATGTATACAAACCGACAAATGGAAATATTTGCCATATGCCAACAGAAGAACAATACTAATTGGGTTTGATGTGTGTGCGTAGAAATGAGCAGAGCAAAAACAGACATCAAACCGACGAAAATTCACACGCCTCCACACAATGAACAAAAACGAGATTGTTTTCGGGGGTAGAATTTTGGGTAGAAAGGCAAGAGCACGTTGCAAAAATGCTTTTTGCTTTCTTTTCCAAAATCATTTCTGTTTACACAAATTCCTGGCTCTCCTGAAGCTTCTTTTTGCCCCCTCTTGAAGTGTAATTTGTTTCTCGTTTTAATTAGTGGCAAACTTTTGCAAGAGAATTTATGGAGGTGTGATTGGAATCACCTTCGGGCGGCGGTGGTATTGTTTATTTACCTAAATGCAAATGAATTATTTCGATTTGCTTTGCTGGttattaatgtttttattgGACGGGCGAAGCGCATTTTGGATGAGAAATCGAGTTGAGAAACGCCGACGGCCTCGATAAACTCAGCGGTTTTTCCCATTTCTCAAGATTTCCCCCTTgcattttttagttttagtaCAGAACGGGCGATAAGCAATTGTAAACCACCATTAAAAACAGCAAATCAGGGCTtaaatacttatatatttaacaaatttcTGAATTTTTCATTGTTTGATAGAGAAAAATGTGTTTTACTAATTTTATGATTCATTGTTCAATGTTGACACTCTAATCTAAATAATAACTTTCCAGGGTTAAATAAAACATATAATAAACTAGAAAATTAGCTGAACgttgttattaaaaaatttttagcgataagaatttttttgatttaaaaaaaaaaacaatataaagACTTTAGATCACTACATTCATATATAGCATTGATAATTGATGTTAATATTTGTTCAAGATTTTCAGAATCTATACAGGAAATCATAAACAAATcgcattgatttttattagttctgttAAGTATAAACGGAAGCTACATTCATACTCATAAATTTTCCACTGCTACTTTGTGATTCATTTTTTACACTTTCATTTTCTCGCACATTCAGAATAAATTTTAGGGAACTCATAAAGTCAAAGGAAAAGTACTCATACTTCCCTAGACTAAAAgtttataaaacattttccaaTAAAACTACAATTTGCATAGAACATTCTAAGATGACTCatctaataaaaaataatcttGATTAAAAACGTGTTTAAGGAATAGCAAAATTACTTTCattaaaatctttttaaatCTCAACGAAGGTAATTAACCAAAGTAGAACAGCCTTTCGAAAAATTAgacttttaaattatatagcAAATGGATAGGTCGCAAAAAACccaataaattataaaaagacggcaaaaattaagttttaatGGGGGAGAGGGAAACACAAACAAATAAAGCATAATTGGGAggggcaacaacagcaaaaacaacaaacaggCATTAGGAAGATGAGCGCGAAGAAGAAGATGCGATTAAAACGCACAGGAGCGCAAAGAATAGAAAATCTAAAAGTAAACTAAACGGCAACCTGTGCAACGCGCCAGAGCGAGACAGCTGCTAAAACCGGTATCACAAACAAACGGAACGCAAGGAAAACGCGAAGAAGACGACACATAGATAGACTATAAGAAAATAATGTTAGGCAtacaaaaaaaacagaaaacattAAAACAACAGATAAATGATTGACAAAGGCGAATATATAAAACTGcaacagagagagagagcgagaaaGAGAGACGAATCTCTGGCACAAAAGGGAAGTTGAGAACATGCAACAAGCTGcaatatcaaaaaaaaaaagaccgCTCGTTTATTTTTGTCATTTGAACAACTATTTCAGTTATTTCCCACCTATTTTCGCACAAATTTCACCCACATTCGCGAATTTCactttatttataaacaaagTTAAGTATAACTCACCTGGTAAATGGAAATTAGGCGCCTGTAACTTTAGATTTAATGGAAAATctcaatttaaatttgttgttggacgttgcctttgttgttgttgttgttcttgttgaaTTTCACGCGAAAGCAAGCAAAACAACAACATAAAATCACAAACACTTGCACGTTcgttcacacacacacacacactggccGCACACACACTCGGACAGCTGAGACATAAACACACGGAGAGCAAATcgcagagagagagagatgcGATAGGGCGAAAGAGACAGAGAGCGATAACAATTTTCTGGTTTTGTTCACGTTTTTATTTCACGGTTTTCGAATGGCCAACCATATTTTGATTCACACTCAATTCCCatcaatttcaatatttaatcACTGTGTGTGCTGTGCGCTGGTTAATTTTCGATTTTCCACCGCAGAACTGCGCCCGTTTTTCTGCCGTCTCTCTCCTGGCTAAAAACATATGATTTCGGTTGACAGAATCACGATAAAAACACATAAATGCGAACGGGGCGCGCGCAACAACCTCCCACGACAATCTCTCGCTTCGGAATTTGGAACGAAACTGTGACCATAACCAGACGAAACGCGCTTAAATACCCGACTAGAGATGGGAGCGAGTAGCGAACCGATTCGATAGTTCGTGAGCGACCAGCCCGCGCACAGTGGGCACGAGAAGCGAACAATCTGTTGTTATCATCTCCTTATAAAACTAGAAAAGGGTTTTAACCCAAAGAAGTATGGAAATTTGGTGCTTAAGACCTACTTTAAATTTTCCATGGGGACGGGAAATCTGACCTAATCAACCATAATCAAAGGGGTAACGAGAAGTAAGATAATAATTCCAAAACTTTTCGGGGTAAATGTGAGTGTATTCAAGGCTATTATATCAAATCTTTTGTAtgaaaaatctgttaaaaatgaataaaaaaagttatttttatggTTTTATCTCCTATGAATATCCAAATTTTGGATACTATTGTTCATTGTACAAGGAATAAAATATAGATCAATGTAGGTAAAAAGTTACTTTTTATAAATACTTATCAAGTTATCCCACTGTGCGACGAAAGAGAGCGAGTCTATAAATTGTGACGTCAGTGATTTCATAtggtgaaattaaaaaatgtaaattgttattttcatttgaagttctattattataaattcatTTAGAACAGCCTCTTTATACATATTAGAAAACTGTGAAATTATGAAACTTCCCGTTTAAAATTGCCCATTGTGCTTATGCGCCACCTTATATTTTCCCACCTTGCTAAATCAGCTGTTTCTGTTGTTTGGCAAAGAATGGATTTGACGCTGGACAAAAAGCTTCAGGGATTTCAGTTGGTGGCGCAGGAAAAGGTAAAAACCAGTGAGAACTATACAAATAATAACTATAATAATAAATCCCCTGCAGCTTTGCTCTATACTATGTTCCATACCTGGAAAAAAGGAGTTAATTTTGGAGCCAGACTTGATAAAGCCACTAGAACATGTTGTCACTGCCTCCTGGTTAAAGTGAGGATCATAACCATGCTTTAAGTATACATACGACTTATATATAATCCCTCCTAGGCTGAAGGGCATTCAGAGGATCTACAAACATGATGCGGAGCAGTCTTTACCAAGATCCGCGGATCAGGTGCACATCTATATGATCCGCAGTGTTTTGGGAACCTTTCAGACATTACTTAAACAACTGCAACCCGTGGCCTTGGAGGTGATGCCGGACATATCCTTGAAGATGTACCACATAGTCTGTGTGCCCAGTTGCTATTCCTATTTTCAAACTCTCCTGGAGCAAGCCGGTCTCTATGGTTTGGTGGAACTTCATCACTTTAACTGGGATTTCATATACTTTGATCAGGGAGTCCTTAGTTTGGAGCTGCCCAATGTAAGTGGGTTGATATATGTTAATATACGAAACGGATCCATATTGTATTATTTCATTTTACAGCTCTATAAATGCCTCTACCTCCAGGGAAACACATCTCCCTTGCCTCCTGTGGCCCAAAGTCTGCGCTTGCTTCAGATGATCTGCGGACAACCCGCTGTGATCCTCAGCTTTGGTAGCCATTCATCTCAATTGCTGCAGATGTTGAAGGCTCTGGGAAAGCTCCCGGAATCCACGACTCCCCCGGACTACGGCGGTTGGCTTATTATTGACCGGGATAAGGATTACCCCGCCAGCCTGCTTACGCCAGCCATTTATGCGGGTCTACTCTTAGAAGTTTTTGAGCAGCGTTCTGGTGAGATTCTGGTGGATAACTCAAAGAACAAGATTAGCAGCCAGCGTGTGGAGCTGCTTCAGGGAAAAAACGCCAAAGGAGCACCTAACCCAGCCAGCAAACCCTGCTCCATTCGCCTAAACTCCCCCTCAGATGAAATCTACGCCGACAATCGCTACAAGCGGTTTGCCCAGGTCAGCAGTTTGATTCACGCACAAGTTAAAGCCTTGGGCTTGGAACTCCAGAAGCTCAACGACATGCAGCTGGAGGAGATGCACGATTATGTGGCCAGAAAGCTGCCCAAACTCACCGAGCTGAAGAGCAAAGTCCTTAGGCATCTGAATGCCAGCGAGATTGTGATCCAAATGATGGGTAACTTTAGGAGGCTGCAAACTCTGGAGGAGGACATCTTGAACAATGTGTCGAGGAAGCGATTGCTAAGTGAGATCGACGAGCTGATGACCACCGATGGTCAGAGATTTAATACCCTACGACTGCTGTGCCTGTTACATCATTGTGTTGGCGTGGCGCCCGAGGAGCTGCAGATCTTTGCCAGGAACTACTGCAATCTGTTTGGCCATCAGGAGTTGGGTGTGTTCCAGCAGTTATCGCAGGCGGGACTGCTGCCACCACTTGTGGTGGAGAAGAAGGCTCCGACCAAGCTGCTTTCCAATCTTCCGCTGCCCAAGTTTCAACAAACAGAGTTCCAGGCCAATGCCAATCGACTGAAGCTCCTAACCTCGAGTGGAGATGGACCGGATGGTGGTTCCGCCTCCAAAACGCAAGCTGCAGGTCTGCAATCCTGTCCCAGTTTTGTGTTTAATGGCACCTACATCCCTTTGGTTGCTCAGCTCTGTTCGATTTTGTTAAAAACCAATAGTGCCGAGGAGTTATCACTAAAGCTGGGCATGATTGACGGTTTGCAACTCCATCTGAACACGGGAAAAACCACGCCCAAGGTTTATGCCAACCAACTGAAGGTGAACGGAGGTGCAGAACAGGATGTGTTCCCCTTGCGACTGAGGAATCTCTTTGTTTTTGTCGTGGGAGGAGCCAGCTATGCAGAAGTGGCCGCCTGCGATTTCGTGGCCAAGCTGACGGGCGCACAAATAACCGTGGCATCTGACTCTCTAATGGCGGGCAGCGATTTGATTGCCACCGCCTTTAACCACTGACCATGAACTAACCAAGAATCTGTGTATCAAgtgatttatatatttttatatagtGCTGAAGAACGCTTGTGATTGAACAATTTTCGAATTATATTACTTAATAATGCTCTTTtctgaataaatatttttaaactaaaGCACTATGACGGTTATTGACCTTTCCCGGTTCCTGTCATTCCAGGCACTCGGTAGAGCAGCTCCCCATCATCATCGTAGTAGGCATCCTCCACGCGGTAAGTGGCTCCCTGGCGATGCAGTTTCCGAGGGATTACAATCCTGGTTTTCACCTGGGTTATCTCATACTTTCGCTGATCCGCTGCACTGATCACAATCTCGCTGCTTGCGAACTTGGGTACGAAGCTGGGCAGGAAGCCTGTGCCACTGGGATTCTCGATGGGGCGCTTTAGTTCCTCTGGAACTTTAGGATCCGACTCCACTAGCTTCATGTCTTTAAGGTCCTGCAGGCGCATCTTCTTTTTATTGCGGATTTTATCCAGCAAATAGGTTTCATCTTCCGCCGATGAGGGTGGGGCTTCATAGCCGGATGAGATTTGTGGTGCGGGCAGCTCCTCTGGGGTTGAATTGCCGCTGCCCAGTAGCTTCCGGAACTCGTTTCCCTGGGGAATGGGCAGTTGTGGTTTCGTGGGCCATTCCTGGGTCTTCAGTTCCCGCAGATCCTGCCGCCTCCGCTCCGCGAATTTCTGGAGATGCTGCAGCAGAGCAGGCGGTAGATTGAAGTCACCTTTTCCCGACCTCAATAGCTGCCAATTCTGGATGACGGTCTCATCATGGGAACGGATCCTTTGCACACTCCTCGGTCGCCACTTGGCCCTCAGAACTTTTTGGACTATCTCCGGAGTGGCGGGAAAACTCTCCGCCAGCCGTTCCACACTCCACTCCTCGGGATCCCGCTCGTGGAGCAGTCGCATCTGCTCCTTTTCCGCATGGAGCAAAAGGTTGGGCAACTTGGCATCCCGGAAATACTTGTGCTTAATCATAAACTGACGAATACGATCgcgctgctgctgttgctcctTCTCGTACTGCCGATGGGTCTTCTGCACGCCCATGAAATCCGACTCCAGATCGGCGTAATCCTCGCTAGCTTCGCTGGGTCTCTCCGGGTGCTCCTGCAGCTGCTGCAGTTGGTAGCCCAGTCCAGGATTGGCGCGGCGGGGAACTCTGGCCAGAAGACAGAAGCCAGCCGTGTGCAGGCTGCGTTGGATTATTCGGGCGGTCATATCGTTGGACTTGGATAGTTTCTGGTCATTTGGTTGAGAAACTTCTTTTGTTTACATAAACAGGCGCACATGcaaaaaagaaatgaaacaGCTGATGCGATGTCTGTTATCGATATACGTCCTAGCAGGAATACCCTATACAAACATGCACAATgatgtttaatttaaaatttgtttaatacaTTAGCTCTTATAGAATACTTAATTACAACTACAAGCATATTTCTATCTGCATATTTTTAGGTATTGACTTTAGGCTGACCCTTAAAAAACTtcttaaaactttttattgacaaacaaaaaatcttgacaattttaataaatttaagtttttactCGAATGaataaatttcttttaaattacAAAACATAGAGCTATTAAAAAACGTcctaatatatatatatttcgaGTTATTACTCGATATATATTCGATCTTTAACGATTTGGAAATATATCATATTATATATTTCCAAATCGTTAAAGATCGAATACTTAATGTCTTATATTCGATTTCGAAAATCGATTTTTATCTTCCTTGAGCAACTGCCATCACTACCGCAATTGGCAAGAAAAGGCAACCCTGCTGAAATTctgttgcttttgttgttcCGCTGAACCGGCTAAGTTGTTTATACTTAATTGTTTAACCGTCTGCCGATCGCAGGGAATCATGTCCAGCAACGAGCCCGGTGGCGGGAACCTGATGGACGAGTTCGAGGAGGCCTTCCAGTCGTGCCTGCTGTCGCTGACCAAGCAGGAGCCCAATTCCGGGACCAACAAGGAGGAGATCGAGCTGGAGGTGCAGAAGACCACCAATCGCTTCATAGACGTGGCCCGCCAGATGGAGGCCTTCTTCCTGCAGAAGCGCTTCCTTGTCTCCACGCTGAAGCCCTACATGCTGATCAAGGACGAGAACCAGGACCTGAGCATCGAGATCCAGCGCAAGGAGGGCCTGCTCCAGAAGCACTACAATCGCCTCGAAGAGTGGAAGGCCTGTCTGTCGGACATCCAGCAGGGCGTGCACAGTCGCCCCACCCCGCCCATCGGAGCCGGTATGCTGCAGGGTCCCGGCGGCGGAATGCCGCCCATGGGCGGAGCACCACCACGACCAGGAATGATGCCCGGAATGCCACCGGGGGCAATGCAACCCGGCGGACCAATGCAGCCCAGTCCACAGCACATGCTGCAGGCCCAACAGATGCAGCAGCTCCGCATGATGGGCAGGCAGATGCCCCCGAAATAAGTAGGGCGCTTCCTTCGATTTAGCTTGTAATTTTGTATAGACCCGGCTTAGTCTACTTGTATCTCGTCTAGTTAAATAAACTGATTATATATCCTGGATTTATTTTAACCAGGGTCATtccaaatatttctttaatcTTTATATCCCCGCCCACATCCTTAAAACATTCAAGTTGAGGAGAGAAATTGTTAcgcatttattttaatatctgtgccatttatttttgttatctTGTCGCGTGTTAAATAATTTCCTGCTTCTCCTAGCCGGATCCGCactatgtatttatgtatgtatatagCCATGGTCTATATTCTGTATGTTATGTGTTTAAATCATACGctgtatttttgtttttttacttGTATCTAATGTAAGTCTACACATGAATTAGGACAGTTTTGAACTTAGATGAGTTGATAAAAAGTATAATCTTATGCGCTCGGTTATGGGTAATAGGTAATCGGTAATGGTAATAAGATAGGATAAACCACATTTGTAACTTTAGTCCAAAGGAAATGCCGACAATGTCGACGAATTACCTACGATTAAATTAAAGAGTGCAACCACATTCCGTTGGTTCCGCGAATCGGGTGTATCTTAATCGATCTCGTATACCTTGTCCGGCTCGAAGCCCGGAGCAGGTGCGGCATGTGGACCGGGGGGCATCGATCCAGCCGGCCCCGGCGGACCGCCAGTGCCCTGATTGTAGCCAGCCGCATTGGGATGCTGATTGGCGTAGAGCAGGGGATTCATGTACATCCCGCTGGGATGAACAATATTTGAGTGCAGGCTGAGGAGATCCTTGTACATGGTCGGATCGCCGTTGTTCATCTCATTGTAGAGCTGCTGCAGATAGGTGGGCACCAGCTGAATGACCTGGTTCTGGTTTAGCTCTGGATGGTCCTTCGATATCTTCATGTTAAGCAGCTGCAGCAGAATGTCCGACCGGAAGCCGAATATCTTGTTGGAGGTCACGCTGCCGGAAGCATTGCCAAACTGTCCCATCACCTGGTTGCCAAAGGCATTCCTATCGTAGCTCATGTACTGCGACGCCTGAACCGTTCGAGTTTTCTCCGCCTCGTACTCGGCCCAAGCTGACTTGCGCTCCTCCTCCGACAGATTCTCGTGCTCCTCCTGTTCCAGTAGCGAATCGTGCTCGTGATACTTGAAGATCAGTTTGTCGTGCTCGGTGAGTATCTCGGCAAACAACCGATCCTTGGGCAGGATGGGCATCTCGCGTTCGGTGGTGGGCTGCAGCTCATAGGAGTACAGCTCCATAAGGTCCGTCTGGTTGTAGTGCCGCGAAATCTGCTGTTCATCGATCACACGCTTGGCCGTAGCCTGTTTGGCCACTTGGCGTTCATAGACCTTCTGCTCCATGGTGCCCATGGCAATCAGACGGTAGATGTAGCACGGCTTAATCTGCCCAAAGCGATAGACACGGAAGATGCTCTGCGTGTCGTGCGAGGGATTCCAGGAGACATCGAAAATGACCACACGATTGGCGGCCACCAGATTGATGCCCAGGCCACCGGCCCGAGTGGAGATGAGAAACAGGCGTGCGCGCAAGTTGGTCACGTTGTTGAACTGCTTGCACATGGCCTCACGCTGCTCCACGCTGCAGCTGCCGTCCAGTCGGAAGTAATCCTTTCCGTTCGTCCAGCAGCCCTTGAAGTCGCCCACATCACCTGGAGACAgaatattatatataacaCAAAATTATACATGGAATGTAGTATATGAACCCACCTTCGAACTCGTAGTTCTTGGTATTGCTGTCCACCAGCGACAGAAAGTGCTCGATGACGTCCAGGGACTGCAAGGACTGTGAGAAGACGAGCAGCTTGTCACCAATTGCCT is from Drosophila suzukii chromosome 3, CBGP_Dsuzu_IsoJpt1.0, whole genome shotgun sequence and encodes:
- the Vps33B gene encoding vacuolar protein sorting-associated protein 33B — translated: MDLTLDKKLQGFQLVAQEKLCSILCSIPGKKELILEPDLIKPLEHVVTASWLKLKGIQRIYKHDAEQSLPRSADQVHIYMIRSVLGTFQTLLKQLQPVALEVMPDISLKMYHIVCVPSCYSYFQTLLEQAGLYGLVELHHFNWDFIYFDQGVLSLELPNLYKCLYLQGNTSPLPPVAQSLRLLQMICGQPAVILSFGSHSSQLLQMLKALGKLPESTTPPDYGGWLIIDRDKDYPASLLTPAIYAGLLLEVFEQRSGEILVDNSKNKISSQRVELLQGKNAKGAPNPASKPCSIRLNSPSDEIYADNRYKRFAQVSSLIHAQVKALGLELQKLNDMQLEEMHDYVARKLPKLTELKSKVLRHLNASEIVIQMMGNFRRLQTLEEDILNNVSRKRLLSEIDELMTTDGQRFNTLRLLCLLHHCVGVAPEELQIFARNYCNLFGHQELGVFQQLSQAGLLPPLVVEKKAPTKLLSNLPLPKFQQTEFQANANRLKLLTSSGDGPDGGSASKTQAAGLQSCPSFVFNGTYIPLVAQLCSILLKTNSAEELSLKLGMIDGLQLHLNTGKTTPKVYANQLKVNGGAEQDVFPLRLRNLFVFVVGGASYAEVAACDFVAKLTGAQITVASDSLMAGSDLIATAFNH
- the LOC108004985 gene encoding neugrin; translated protein: MTARIIQRSLHTAGFCLLARVPRRANPGLGYQLQQLQEHPERPSEASEDYADLESDFMGVQKTHRQYEKEQQQQRDRIRQFMIKHKYFRDAKLPNLLLHAEKEQMRLLHERDPEEWSVERLAESFPATPEIVQKVLRAKWRPRSVQRIRSHDETVIQNWQLLRSGKGDFNLPPALLQHLQKFAERRRQDLRELKTQEWPTKPQLPIPQGNEFRKLLGSGNSTPEELPAPQISSGYEAPPSSAEDETYLLDKIRNKKKMRLQDLKDMKLVESDPKVPEELKRPIENPSGTGFLPSFVPKFASSEIVISAADQRKYEITQVKTRIVIPRKLHRQGATYRVEDAYYDDDGELLYRVPGMTGTGKGQ
- the MED28 gene encoding mediator of RNA polymerase II transcription subunit 28, with amino-acid sequence MSSNEPGGGNLMDEFEEAFQSCLLSLTKQEPNSGTNKEEIELEVQKTTNRFIDVARQMEAFFLQKRFLVSTLKPYMLIKDENQDLSIEIQRKEGLLQKHYNRLEEWKACLSDIQQGVHSRPTPPIGAGMLQGPGGGMPPMGGAPPRPGMMPGMPPGAMQPGGPMQPSPQHMLQAQQMQQLRMMGRQMPPK